From the Papaver somniferum cultivar HN1 chromosome 2, ASM357369v1, whole genome shotgun sequence genome, the window CTCTTCTTCGTTTGCTAATGCTTGTTATGATTCTACTAGGACATGTGCCATTGTCATACAAAGAAAAGATCGTGACAGTCAATAACCAAGAACGTCTTAAAGAGACACAGCAGATCGAAGGAGGATATCTGGATATGGGTGTAACATTTTTAATCGAAAGTTTCCAAATGATCGAGAAAGATGCTGACTCATGCATAATCAAGTCCACGGTTAGATATGAAGTCCCTGATGATCTTGCTCATAACGTTTCTCATCTCATTAGTGCTGACCATCTTCTTACCATGGCTAAGGTTGGAGCAAAATATGCTCTCAGTCTTAGGCAATAAGTATCACAATATTGAAAAATGGTGCTAGCCAGCTTAAAACAACTCAGTTGGCCAAGTATTTGATTCTCGTATTTTAATAAGGTCAAAAGTTCTGGTGTCCTAGTTAATAAGCTTGCGTGTAAATCAGGGTCTTCACCAGTCAACGATTCAAAGTTTTCTGAGTCAAATGGAAATGATGTGCCCAACTCACTCCGATCAGTCTCGCATGCGTGTCAATTAGACGGAGGTAGAGTTAATGAGATTCTTCTTTATTTTCGGtccttgaatttaatcaggttaaTTTTACACCCCTAGAGTTTTTCCAAAATTCTGATAATTCAAAAGCTATAGTAGAAATACGTGTAACAGTTAGATGCTTTATTCAAAAAATATAGCCGTTGAAGATCAgaattcttttgattttctttttttggggggattttgtgtttccccctcaCAAAGATACCTAATTTGCATTACCCCCTTTTAGAATCCATAATTGGCAAATCCCCCTTTCCGTTATAACGGACGTGACCCATCAGTTAAGCTAGCACGTGCAACGTGCGTGTTCTACTCAAGGCACCTTCCCTATGATACCACTGAAACACAATTCACATCAGTTCTTCACTTCCATGGCATCTCTTGTGCTGCACCCGCTGGTTAATCTACATCCCAACTCTATCTAATAGATTTCTTTTGATGTTTCTGACAACAATTTGTCTCTCTCAACAACTAATCCCTATACTACTatcaattttaaacaaaaaaaatggcaaatAACTATGGAGAGTAAGATATTCTTTAAACAGTAAAAAGTTGATGGATTATGTGTTTCTGGTAACACATTTGATTAGATTTAGAACATCcattttatgtatttatttttctattttgttttggGTGATACGGTGACATTTATCACAGCAAGAGATGAAGCTTTAAGCCAACTGCAACTTGGGTTGGAAATGAAGACGGAGAAGACAATGTTGAGAAGGGTAAGTTAGAAAGATACCTTTGATTTAATAAATTT encodes:
- the LOC113348175 gene encoding S-norcoclaurine synthase 2-like, giving the protein MVKYMLSSELEVAAPAEFVWAVFSSKEVPKLVPKLLPSAFEKVKILEGDGGLGTVIDLVYPQGHVPLSYKEKIVTVNNQERLKETQQIEGGYLDMGVTFLIESFQMIEKDADSCIIKSTVRYEVPDDLAHNVSHLISADHLLTMAKVGAKYALSLRQ